A single region of the Halobacterium wangiae genome encodes:
- a CDS encoding type IV pilin, with amino-acid sequence MKKISLFDVPDEDDRGVSPVIGVILMVAITVILAAVIATFVLGFPDQVSNNVNAGADVSQNSNDGNATVTWISEGNAVKLNVTASNSLAEVNGTTFGVLDNVGDSVTVSPVTGEDDVTTNVIVRAVGEDGTETVITQEEVTLNSTS; translated from the coding sequence ATGAAAAAGATCAGCTTATTCGACGTTCCGGACGAGGACGACCGCGGCGTATCGCCGGTCATCGGGGTCATCCTGATGGTCGCCATCACAGTGATTCTGGCAGCCGTTATTGCCACCTTCGTGCTCGGGTTCCCCGATCAGGTGAGCAACAACGTCAACGCTGGCGCCGACGTCAGTCAGAACAGCAACGACGGCAACGCCACCGTCACGTGGATTAGCGAAGGTAACGCAGTCAAACTGAACGTCACTGCTAGCAATTCTTTGGCCGAAGTAAACGGCACCACGTTCGGAGTTCTCGATAATGTTGGGGACTCGGTTACCGTTTCTCCGGTGACCGGTGAGGACGACGTGACAACGAACGTGATCGTCAGAGCTGTCGGTGAAGACGGTACAGAGACCGTCATCACCCAGGAGGAAGTCACGCTCAACAGCACGTCGTAG
- a CDS encoding KEOPS complex subunit Pcc1, translating to MTRTATVRTDVADPEVVARSVRPDNTTEMETRVERDGADDGTVVTRIERDDTAGLASTLDDYVVNVTVATEVAQHAERHTTTQS from the coding sequence ATGACGCGCACGGCGACCGTCCGCACCGACGTCGCGGACCCAGAGGTCGTCGCGCGCTCGGTCCGCCCGGACAACACCACCGAGATGGAGACGCGCGTCGAGCGCGACGGTGCGGACGACGGCACGGTCGTCACGCGCATCGAGCGCGACGACACCGCCGGCCTCGCCTCGACCCTCGACGACTACGTCGTCAACGTCACGGTGGCCACCGAAGTTGCACAGCACGCCGAACGACACACCACAACCCAATCATGA
- a CDS encoding plastocyanin/azurin family copper-binding protein, producing MQRRAFLAAGAGLATTALAGCIGPTLGSSDYDIGMQSNAFVPDPRVEGVDPPTFEAAVGETVVWANSGSRNHTVTGYDDGIPEGADYFASGGFEDETTARSAWENSVDGGGIVRPGETYEHTFEVPGDYYYVCIPHEDAGMIGKVVVSE from the coding sequence ATGCAACGCCGGGCGTTTCTCGCCGCCGGTGCGGGCCTCGCGACCACGGCGCTCGCCGGCTGTATCGGTCCCACACTGGGGTCCTCGGACTACGACATCGGCATGCAGTCGAACGCGTTCGTCCCGGACCCCCGCGTCGAGGGCGTGGACCCGCCGACGTTCGAAGCCGCCGTCGGCGAGACGGTCGTCTGGGCGAACAGCGGGTCGCGCAACCACACGGTGACCGGCTACGACGACGGCATCCCGGAGGGCGCGGACTACTTCGCCTCCGGCGGGTTCGAGGACGAGACCACCGCTCGCTCGGCGTGGGAGAACAGCGTCGACGGCGGCGGCATCGTCCGCCCCGGCGAGACGTACGAACACACGTTCGAGGTGCCGGGCGACTACTACTACGTCTGTATCCCCCACGAGGACGCAGGGATGATCGGAAAAGTCGTCGTCAGCGAGTAG
- a CDS encoding 30S ribosomal protein S3ae has translation MSERSVSKQNQEKRWYTVLAPEEFDRQELGETPAEEPEQVYDRTIETTMSELADGGENNVKLTFQVSDVGSDTASTEFVKHELTRDYKRSLVRRGSSKIEATITVLTTDDYRVKVQPVAYTTKQADQSQQKAIRRTMIDLVEEAGEERTFEALIDSVIEGRLSSAIYGEANTIYPLRRVEVQKATLEAHPEEVYEEEETAVDVDEDEAEA, from the coding sequence ATGAGCGAACGTTCCGTATCCAAGCAGAACCAGGAGAAGCGGTGGTACACCGTGCTCGCGCCGGAGGAGTTCGACCGGCAGGAGCTCGGCGAGACCCCCGCAGAGGAGCCAGAACAGGTCTACGACCGAACCATCGAGACGACGATGAGCGAACTCGCCGACGGCGGCGAGAACAACGTCAAGCTCACCTTTCAGGTGAGCGACGTCGGCAGCGACACCGCGTCGACGGAGTTTGTCAAGCACGAACTCACGCGGGACTACAAGCGCAGTCTCGTGCGCCGCGGCTCGTCGAAGATCGAGGCGACCATCACGGTCCTCACGACCGACGACTACCGCGTGAAGGTCCAGCCGGTCGCCTACACGACCAAGCAGGCCGACCAGAGCCAGCAGAAGGCCATCCGCCGCACGATGATCGACCTCGTGGAGGAGGCCGGCGAGGAGCGCACGTTCGAGGCGCTCATCGACTCCGTCATCGAGGGTCGACTCTCCTCGGCCATCTACGGCGAGGCGAACACCATCTACCCGCTCCGCCGGGTCGAGGTCCAGAAGGCCACGCTGGAAGCCCACCCCGAGGAAGTGTACGAGGAGGAGGAGACCGCGGTCGACGTCGACGAAGACGAAGCGGAAGCCTGA
- a CDS encoding protein sorting system archaetidylserine synthase (This PssA-like phosphatidyltransferase, along with a PssD-like decarboxylase, is required in Haloarchaea for the archaeosortase ArtA to replace the PGF-CTERM sorting signal with a C-terminal lipid anchor.) — translation MHPRFVGRLGVADAVTSANAALGFVAVVAATVDVELAARLVLLAAIADGLDGLLARRYGSTPAGEHLDSLADVASFGVAPAFIVAARVGDTWGFAAPRALLAVGICALFVAAGVVRLGMYTAYDTGNAHTEGVPTTLAATLLAAGVLAGVSDPLVVVAATGVLTVLMVTTITYPDLYPRDALAMGVVQAAALLAPLALSRSFPRALLAWALAYLLLAPRFYWRAEGKRS, via the coding sequence ATGCACCCCCGGTTCGTCGGCCGGTTGGGCGTCGCGGACGCCGTCACGTCGGCGAACGCGGCGCTCGGCTTCGTGGCGGTCGTCGCGGCGACCGTCGACGTGGAACTCGCGGCGCGACTGGTGCTGCTCGCGGCCATCGCGGACGGCCTCGACGGCCTGCTCGCGCGGCGGTACGGGTCGACGCCGGCCGGGGAACACCTCGACTCGCTCGCCGACGTGGCGTCGTTCGGCGTCGCGCCGGCGTTCATCGTGGCGGCACGAGTCGGCGACACCTGGGGGTTCGCGGCGCCCCGGGCGCTGCTCGCGGTCGGCATCTGCGCACTGTTCGTCGCCGCCGGCGTGGTCCGTCTCGGGATGTACACGGCCTACGACACCGGGAACGCGCACACCGAGGGCGTGCCGACGACGCTCGCGGCGACACTGCTCGCGGCGGGCGTCCTCGCCGGCGTCTCCGACCCGCTGGTGGTCGTCGCTGCCACCGGGGTCCTCACCGTGCTGATGGTGACGACGATAACCTACCCGGACCTGTACCCTCGCGACGCGCTGGCGATGGGCGTGGTCCAGGCGGCCGCGCTACTCGCGCCGCTGGCGCTCTCGCGGTCGTTCCCCCGGGCGTTGCTGGCGTGGGCGCTGGCCTACCTCCTCCTCGCACCGCGGTTCTACTGGCGGGCCGAAGGGAAACGCTCATAG
- a CDS encoding 30S ribosomal protein S15, producing MARMHTRRRGSSGSDRPTADEPPEWSDVDEDAVEDRVVELAEQGHDPSQIGLKLRDEGVQGTPVPDVKLATGKKVTEILEENDADPEIPEDLRNLLEKSVRLFEHVEENGQDHQNKRALQNTQSKIRRLVDYYRGDELDADFKYSHENAKELLE from the coding sequence ATGGCACGAATGCACACACGCCGTCGCGGGTCCTCCGGTTCGGACCGCCCGACGGCAGACGAACCGCCGGAGTGGAGCGACGTAGACGAGGACGCGGTCGAGGACCGCGTCGTGGAACTGGCCGAGCAGGGGCACGACCCCTCGCAGATCGGCCTGAAGCTGCGCGACGAGGGCGTCCAGGGGACGCCAGTCCCGGACGTGAAGCTGGCGACCGGGAAGAAGGTCACCGAGATCCTCGAGGAGAATGACGCGGACCCCGAGATCCCCGAGGACCTCCGGAACCTCCTGGAGAAGTCCGTCCGTCTCTTCGAGCACGTCGAGGAGAACGGACAGGACCACCAGAACAAGCGCGCACTCCAGAACACCCAGTCGAAGATCCGTCGCCTGGTCGACTACTACCGGGGCGACGAACTCGACGCGGACTTCAAGTACTCGCACGAGAACGCGAAGGAACTACTCGAGTAG
- a CDS encoding HEAT repeat domain-containing protein, with amino-acid sequence MSDGDEEPDETPGETPDEEVADVDVETLETRLDGAETDLEAAETEAELDEVEAELDEVESDLEATDLPEPDDEDEEDPQESLETRLSALRDDLDAQRGPYAEDAVSDVEEAQSTMRETRWTEQGEKDLQATVNAFLDEAADVLGETFTGGDTADPDALADDLDQVVTAVESADLHPDTDAETIAALVGATDGLTEGVEDAQEWDDLSVRQKLQYEGYYDVINQKHKDFPPELSALKEWKKRGNVEMILLVLDHMGDTDFMEEYCMDALLHIGSVEALDEVGQLAARRDLRAIEIIGKIGSEDGVEHVIDYVDSDSNRKLQTTAIKALGEIGSEEVTQDVADQLVADDEGVRSQAARSLGLIGDTRAIEPLADVLDDDDSDSVRTSAAWALVQIGTEDALDVAAEYTDDRSYIVQQEARKAGDALDAGAARTA; translated from the coding sequence ATGAGCGACGGGGACGAGGAACCCGACGAGACGCCCGGGGAGACGCCCGACGAGGAGGTCGCGGACGTCGACGTGGAGACGCTGGAGACGCGTCTCGACGGCGCCGAGACCGACCTCGAAGCGGCCGAGACCGAGGCCGAACTCGACGAGGTCGAGGCGGAACTCGACGAAGTCGAGAGCGACCTCGAGGCGACGGACCTGCCGGAACCGGACGACGAAGACGAGGAGGACCCACAGGAGTCCCTCGAGACGCGGCTCTCGGCACTCCGCGACGACCTCGACGCACAGCGCGGTCCGTACGCCGAGGACGCCGTCTCGGACGTCGAGGAGGCCCAGTCTACGATGCGCGAGACGCGCTGGACCGAACAGGGCGAAAAGGACCTGCAGGCCACCGTGAACGCGTTCCTCGACGAGGCCGCCGACGTGCTCGGCGAGACGTTCACCGGCGGCGACACCGCCGACCCGGACGCACTCGCCGACGACCTCGACCAGGTCGTCACGGCCGTCGAGAGCGCCGACCTGCACCCGGACACCGACGCGGAGACCATCGCGGCGCTGGTGGGAGCCACCGACGGCCTCACCGAGGGCGTCGAGGACGCCCAGGAGTGGGACGACCTCTCCGTCCGACAGAAGCTCCAGTACGAGGGCTACTACGACGTCATCAACCAGAAGCACAAGGACTTCCCCCCGGAGCTGAGCGCGCTCAAGGAGTGGAAGAAGCGCGGGAACGTCGAGATGATCCTGCTCGTCCTCGACCACATGGGCGACACCGACTTCATGGAGGAGTACTGCATGGACGCACTCCTCCACATCGGCAGCGTGGAGGCCCTCGACGAGGTCGGACAGCTCGCCGCGCGCCGCGACCTGCGCGCCATCGAGATCATCGGCAAGATCGGCAGCGAGGACGGCGTCGAACACGTGATCGACTACGTCGACTCCGACAGCAACCGCAAACTCCAGACGACCGCTATCAAGGCGCTCGGCGAGATCGGTAGCGAGGAGGTCACCCAGGACGTCGCCGACCAGCTCGTCGCCGACGACGAGGGCGTACGCAGCCAAGCCGCCCGCTCGCTGGGCCTCATCGGTGACACGCGAGCCATCGAGCCGCTCGCGGACGTGCTCGACGACGACGACTCCGACAGCGTCCGGACGTCCGCCGCGTGGGCGCTCGTCCAGATCGGCACCGAGGACGCCCTCGACGTCGCCGCGGAGTACACTGACGACCGCTCGTACATCGTCCAGCAGGAGGCCCGGAAGGCCGGCGACGCACTCGACGCTGGCGCGGCACGCACCGCGTAG